The following are encoded together in the Pseudidiomarina andamanensis genome:
- a CDS encoding DUF1249 domain-containing protein, giving the protein MTTDVIRKRYKFDLAALQRLAAINYAALRPMIAGVKQSGSKIIKVGQQLRFAVTVLETAPYTTEVRIEQQALLKQLPGLRETQIDVRLYHDAQLAEVVRSQGVSRLQASYEVPNPSMHHADEKHQVNHFLQEWLQLIRANGYFQEV; this is encoded by the coding sequence ATGACAACTGATGTTATTCGAAAGCGCTATAAGTTTGATCTCGCAGCCCTCCAACGGCTGGCGGCAATCAACTATGCTGCGCTGCGCCCAATGATTGCTGGTGTGAAGCAATCAGGTTCGAAAATCATCAAAGTTGGTCAACAATTACGCTTTGCCGTGACTGTGCTAGAAACGGCGCCGTACACAACCGAAGTAAGAATTGAACAACAGGCATTGTTGAAGCAGTTGCCAGGATTACGAGAAACGCAGATAGATGTGCGTCTTTACCATGACGCTCAGCTTGCTGAAGTAGTCAGAAGCCAAGGTGTTTCTCGACTACAAGCAAGCTACGAGGTTCCAAATCCGAGCATGCATCACGCTGATGAAAAACACCAAGTGAATCACTTTTTACAAGAGTGGTTACAACTTATTCGAGCG